In Pseudomonadota bacterium, a single genomic region encodes these proteins:
- the rfbC gene encoding dTDP-4-dehydrorhamnose 3,5-epimerase, producing MNIIKTDLEDVILIEPPVFSDNRGYFTEVYKKSVYDPLGIDRNFVQDNLSCSSKDVLRGLHYQIKQKQAKLVQVIKGEVFDVAVDLRPHSKTFGKWESFILSDKNNRRLFIPEDFAHGFCVLSDTAYLLYKCSEYYAPGDEGGIIWCDDILNIKWPVKNPIISEKDKQLPSFSKVFGKIK from the coding sequence ATGAATATAATTAAAACTGATCTTGAAGATGTTATTTTAATAGAGCCACCTGTTTTTTCAGACAACAGAGGGTATTTTACAGAAGTATACAAGAAGAGCGTATATGATCCTCTTGGTATAGACAGAAATTTTGTGCAGGATAACCTTTCCTGTTCTTCAAAAGATGTATTAAGAGGTTTGCACTATCAGATAAAACAAAAACAGGCAAAACTGGTTCAGGTTATTAAAGGGGAAGTATTTGATGTAGCTGTTGATCTAAGGCCACATTCAAAAACTTTCGGCAAATGGGAAAGTTTTATTCTTTCGGACAAAAACAACCGCCGCCTTTTTATACCTGAAGATTTCGCCCACGGTTTCTGTGTTTTAAGCGATACAGCTTATCTTTTATACAAGTGCTCTGAGTATTATGCCCCTGGTGATGAAGGAGGCATAATTTGGTGCGATGATATATTAAATATAAAATGGCCTGTAAAAAACCCCATAATATCGGAAAAGGACAAACAACTTCCCTCCTTTTCTAAAGTTTTCGGTAAAATAAAATGA
- the pyrE gene encoding orotate phosphoribosyltransferase, with the protein MKKELIDLLCRKSFQYTKEPVFKLASGKMSNFYINCKPVTLNPRGMFLIGNLVFDAIKDSNIAGVGGLTFGADPIAVATAFVSGLKENPINAFSIRKAIKDHGIIRWIECDLKKGSRVVIIDDVATTGGSTVTAIERARSEGMEVVKAVILVDRQEGGLDSIREHINNVTAIVNRDELLAYWKTLTQTDK; encoded by the coding sequence ATGAAAAAAGAGCTTATTGACCTTTTGTGCCGTAAATCATTTCAATACACCAAAGAGCCGGTGTTTAAACTTGCATCAGGAAAGATGAGTAATTTTTATATTAACTGCAAGCCTGTTACTCTTAACCCGCGGGGTATGTTTTTAATCGGCAATCTGGTATTTGATGCAATTAAAGATTCAAATATAGCCGGAGTAGGAGGACTTACTTTTGGAGCAGATCCCATAGCCGTTGCAACAGCTTTTGTTTCAGGATTGAAAGAAAATCCGATTAATGCTTTTTCAATAAGAAAAGCAATAAAAGATCATGGTATTATCCGATGGATAGAGTGTGATCTGAAAAAAGGGAGCAGGGTTGTCATAATAGATGATGTTGCCACCACAGGAGGATCAACAGTTACAGCCATTGAACGGGCACGTTCCGAAGGCATGGAAGTTGTTAAAGCAGTAATTCTTGTTGACCGGCAGGAAGGTGGCTTGGATAGCATAAGAGAGCATATTAATAATGTAACAGCAATAGTAAATAGAGATGAGCTGTTAGCTTACTGGAAAACTTTAACGCAGACAGATAAATAA
- a CDS encoding cob(I)yrinic acid a,c-diamide adenosyltransferase: MRGYIQVYTGNGKGKTTAALGLSIRAAGAGLKVYIAQFIKMGLYSEIKALEKFSGQITVEQFGLGRFIKGKPSKEDIEAAHKGIAKIKNLMNSSKYDIIVLEEANSASSCGVISVEDILDIIALKPDNVELVITGRGADPKVIEKADLVTEMKEIKHYYNNGVQARVGIEK, from the coding sequence ATGAGAGGTTACATCCAGGTATATACCGGAAACGGGAAAGGAAAGACAACAGCGGCATTGGGCCTGTCAATTAGAGCTGCGGGAGCCGGCCTGAAGGTTTATATTGCTCAATTTATCAAGATGGGCCTTTACAGCGAAATAAAAGCCCTTGAAAAATTTTCCGGTCAGATAACAGTAGAACAATTCGGACTTGGGCGATTTATTAAAGGCAAACCTTCTAAAGAAGATATTGAAGCAGCCCATAAAGGAATTGCAAAAATAAAGAACTTAATGAATTCATCTAAATACGACATTATAGTTCTTGAAGAAGCAAATTCAGCTTCTTCATGCGGCGTTATATCTGTTGAAGACATCCTTGATATTATAGCATTAAAACCTGATAATGTTGAACTTGTCATAACAGGCCGGGGAGCCGATCCAAAAGTAATTGAAAAAGCCGACCTTGTTACGGAAATGAAAGAAATCAAACATTACTATAATAATGGGGTACAGGCGAGAGTTGGAATAGAAAAGTAA
- a CDS encoding ABC transporter permease, translating into MKLLYFKHAFNDIVKSRFLHIVAIITLAFAVIITSSIILFFKNTTGIFNIWKKGVKVMVYLSPETPDEAIHEIQKKISGMYGVKDAIFISKEEALNILKQQMKRQPSLLENLKGNPLPNAFEIHLIESSEVWEKIESLVAHLELIPQVEEVEYGQKWLARFSGIINIFTLSGYALGILFFIASVFIVANTVRLVLYAKRDEIEIMRLVGASDSFIKTPLYIECIIQGAAGGIIGLVLLYIIFTSFISNVGKGMTSDLININFFSFSALSTILICSMFIGWLGCFVSLKNFLKN; encoded by the coding sequence ATGAAACTTCTTTATTTTAAACATGCATTCAATGATATTGTAAAAAGCAGGTTCTTGCATATCGTTGCAATTATAACACTTGCTTTTGCGGTAATTATTACAAGTTCTATTATTCTTTTTTTCAAAAACACAACCGGCATATTTAATATATGGAAAAAAGGAGTAAAGGTAATGGTTTATCTTTCTCCGGAAACTCCCGATGAGGCTATACACGAAATACAAAAGAAGATTTCAGGAATGTATGGCGTTAAGGATGCTATATTCATTTCAAAAGAAGAAGCTCTTAACATACTTAAGCAACAGATGAAAAGACAACCATCGTTGCTTGAAAATCTCAAAGGCAATCCGCTTCCAAATGCATTTGAAATACATTTGATTGAATCTTCGGAAGTATGGGAAAAGATTGAAAGCCTTGTTGCCCATCTTGAATTGATACCACAGGTTGAAGAAGTTGAGTACGGACAAAAGTGGCTGGCCCGATTTTCAGGTATTATCAATATATTCACTTTGTCAGGATATGCCCTTGGAATCCTTTTCTTTATTGCTTCAGTGTTCATAGTTGCAAACACGGTACGTCTTGTTCTTTATGCAAAACGCGATGAAATAGAAATTATGCGTCTTGTCGGAGCATCCGATAGCTTTATTAAAACTCCGCTTTATATTGAATGTATTATACAAGGAGCTGCAGGTGGAATTATCGGTCTTGTTCTGCTTTATATTATTTTTACGTCTTTTATCTCAAATGTTGGCAAGGGCATGACATCAGATCTTATAAATATAAATTTTTTTTCTTTTAGTGCGTTGTCAACAATTTTGATCTGCAGCATGTTTATAGGATGGCTCGGTTGTTTTGTGTCTTTAAAAAATTTTCTGAAAAATTAG
- a CDS encoding peptidoglycan DD-metalloendopeptidase family protein, whose protein sequence is MLFNRVSLIKTSALCAAIFFLVFLAGVNGGSVPKKTGSKDKPSSKDSKTKLSQGIGKLQQKAILIDNQIEQSKAEIESIKKEESLVLHNLNEQDIAIDNIRKNISSLRRELEAASRQIEKIKGEIENIDNEIKESERYISKRLVALYKLNRLGRIHVLASVDSIYEIIQREMYFERILDSDKKEIDKLFENRNRLCQLQINLNEKNAGYKSGEKSLEEEIAKISFERQKRAQFLDEIRSKKTLEIAAVNALENAAKQLDDAIQTLSAEKNGTNLLQNASFKDPASFKGLLNLPVKGKIVSSFGTYHNNKYNTTNFKSGIDIESEIGEPIRSVIPGKIIYSGWFKGYGNMIIVDHGKSFYTVYAHLEESFKSKGDVVEADEVIASAGDTGSLAGSGLYFEIRHHGKPINPIKWFKKQ, encoded by the coding sequence ATGTTGTTTAATAGAGTATCGCTTATTAAAACTTCTGCTCTTTGTGCCGCAATATTTTTTCTTGTTTTTCTTGCAGGAGTAAACGGCGGTTCTGTTCCCAAGAAAACAGGATCAAAAGATAAGCCTTCTTCAAAGGATTCAAAAACAAAATTATCCCAAGGCATAGGGAAACTGCAACAGAAGGCAATACTTATTGATAATCAAATCGAGCAAAGCAAAGCTGAAATTGAAAGTATAAAAAAGGAAGAATCACTGGTTTTACACAACCTGAATGAACAGGATATTGCAATTGATAATATAAGAAAGAATATATCTTCTTTAAGAAGAGAACTCGAAGCTGCAAGCAGACAAATAGAAAAAATCAAAGGTGAAATAGAAAATATCGATAATGAAATCAAAGAATCGGAACGCTATATTTCAAAGCGTCTTGTTGCTCTTTATAAACTAAACCGGCTTGGCAGGATACATGTTCTTGCATCTGTGGATTCCATTTATGAAATCATTCAGCGTGAAATGTATTTTGAACGAATCCTTGACAGCGATAAAAAAGAGATTGATAAATTATTTGAAAACAGAAACAGATTATGCCAGTTGCAAATCAATTTAAATGAAAAAAATGCCGGTTATAAATCAGGGGAAAAATCTCTTGAAGAAGAGATTGCAAAGATCTCTTTTGAAAGACAAAAACGTGCACAATTTCTTGATGAAATCCGAAGCAAAAAAACACTTGAGATAGCAGCAGTAAACGCTCTTGAGAATGCTGCAAAACAACTTGATGATGCTATACAAACCCTAAGCGCAGAAAAGAACGGAACTAATTTATTGCAAAATGCTTCCTTTAAGGACCCTGCATCATTTAAAGGGTTGCTTAACCTGCCTGTCAAGGGTAAAATAGTCTCAAGTTTTGGCACTTACCATAATAACAAATATAATACCACCAATTTTAAGAGTGGAATTGATATAGAGTCTGAAATAGGTGAGCCAATAAGATCGGTTATTCCTGGTAAAATAATATACTCCGGATGGTTTAAAGGATATGGAAACATGATTATAGTCGATCATGGCAAAAGTTTTTATACTGTATATGCACATCTTGAAGAAAGTTTTAAATCAAAAGGTGATGTGGTAGAAGCTGATGAAGTAATTGCATCAGCCGGTGACACCGGTTCTTTAGCCGGTTCCGGACTTTATTTCGAAATCAGGCATCATGGGAAACCAATCAATCCTATAAAATGGTTTAAGAAGCAATAA
- a CDS encoding acyloxyacyl hydrolase produces the protein MRRVFFTIIVIYLLLLFLPLNGFARSDDQTGGEDKNNSNVLFDIIVKDRFAVQTIAGVLYSPIYKRSSRPEINYAMANLRFIWGLNPELTVRKFNLEGNLDFIFELTHSFIFEGPGDIISGVTCLFRYNLPYSTDRIFPYIQAGGGIVYNDAYKDRSQTLIGNNIEYNPQGSIGFRYLFEKNWSMDFEAMFHHVSNGGSDERNTSVNSIGALIGVTRYF, from the coding sequence ATGAGAAGAGTATTTTTTACAATAATAGTTATTTATCTGTTATTACTATTTCTGCCTTTAAATGGCTTTGCACGGTCTGACGACCAAACCGGCGGGGAAGATAAGAATAACTCTAACGTTTTGTTCGATATAATTGTTAAAGACAGGTTTGCGGTTCAGACTATTGCCGGAGTTTTATATTCTCCGATATACAAAAGAAGCTCCAGGCCGGAAATAAATTATGCCATGGCAAACCTTCGATTTATCTGGGGTTTGAATCCCGAACTGACTGTGAGAAAATTTAACTTGGAAGGAAATTTAGACTTCATCTTTGAACTGACTCATTCTTTTATATTTGAGGGTCCTGGTGATATAATCAGCGGTGTAACGTGCCTGTTCAGATATAATCTTCCTTATAGCACAGACCGCATATTTCCTTACATCCAGGCAGGAGGCGGGATTGTTTATAACGATGCATACAAAGATCGTTCACAGACTTTAATAGGCAATAATATAGAGTATAATCCTCAGGGAAGTATAGGGTTTCGCTATCTGTTTGAAAAGAACTGGTCGATGGATTTTGAAGCCATGTTTCACCATGTTTCCAACGGAGGAAGTGATGAGCGAAATACGAGCGTGAATTCTATTGGTGCTTTAATAGGCGTAACCCGCTATTTCTAG
- the rfbD gene encoding dTDP-4-dehydrorhamnose reductase yields MKILVIGSQGQLGWDLLKEAKSFGFEATGFDLPQIDISIKSDVEKIINDFNPTIVVNAAAYTNVDKAEEESKVCFAANCFGPENIAAVCNSLSIPLIHISTDYVFDGSANTPYTETDKISPISVYGKSKAEGEILVRNTIEKHIIIRTSWLYGIHGNNFVKTILRLGKDKEVISVVSDQYGSPTFATDLANAVLTVSSQVKNGNSNIWGTYNFCGAGITTWHEFAEKIIEEAKQYMQIKTTMVKPIASKDYPVKAERPSYSALDCSLIKRQFGISPKPWQESLKASIKIICSNT; encoded by the coding sequence ATGAAAATACTTGTAATAGGGTCACAAGGACAGCTGGGATGGGATTTGTTAAAAGAAGCTAAATCATTCGGTTTTGAAGCTACAGGTTTTGATCTTCCGCAAATCGACATAAGCATCAAATCGGATGTAGAAAAAATTATAAACGATTTTAATCCAACTATTGTTGTAAATGCAGCGGCTTACACAAATGTGGATAAAGCTGAAGAAGAAAGCAAAGTCTGTTTTGCAGCAAACTGTTTTGGTCCGGAAAACATTGCTGCCGTTTGCAATAGTCTTTCAATTCCGCTGATTCATATTTCAACCGATTATGTTTTTGATGGAAGCGCAAATACTCCTTACACTGAAACAGATAAGATATCCCCGATAAGTGTATATGGTAAAAGCAAGGCAGAAGGCGAAATTTTGGTAAGAAATACTATAGAAAAGCATATAATAATAAGAACTTCATGGCTTTACGGCATACACGGAAATAATTTTGTTAAAACTATTTTAAGACTTGGAAAAGATAAAGAAGTAATCAGTGTTGTATCCGATCAGTATGGCTCCCCGACTTTTGCCACTGATCTTGCAAATGCTGTATTAACTGTTTCTTCTCAGGTCAAAAACGGTAACAGCAATATCTGGGGAACTTACAATTTTTGCGGCGCAGGAATAACCACCTGGCATGAATTTGCAGAAAAGATAATAGAAGAAGCAAAACAATACATGCAAATAAAAACAACCATGGTAAAACCGATTGCATCAAAAGATTATCCTGTAAAAGCCGAAAGGCCTTCTTATTCTGCTCTTGATTGCAGTCTGATTAAAAGGCAATTCGGGATATCTCCGAAACCCTGGCAGGAAAGCCTGAAAGCCTCAATAAAAATAATTTGCAGTAATACATGA
- a CDS encoding divergent polysaccharide deacetylase family protein — MAKRKKEKKKKKGSKKVKNLRFNILKACAGLFVLLFLVVGVGFLYNYYISRHKPIPIPVKQTAPLKIKIQKKKTVSKPPVFEVYPKEERQYIKIKPKGKAIPDRHLPNVAIIIDDVGYHPDLENKFLQLDAIFTFSVLPFSPHKKSIIKAAQKKGREIMLHLPMEPKEFPAISPGPGALLTTMNPDQLINQLNKDIDDVPFIKGVNNHMGSKMTASDTQMYQIVSVLKQRGLYFIDSRTAPKTYGKESAKLFKISFAERDVFIDHKQDKEFIRKQIHELINIANRHGEAVAIIHPYPITYEVISEMLPYMKKKINLVPASAIVKDLS; from the coding sequence ATGGCTAAAAGAAAAAAAGAAAAAAAGAAAAAAAAGGGATCGAAAAAAGTAAAAAATTTAAGATTTAATATTTTAAAAGCTTGTGCAGGTTTATTTGTTTTACTGTTTTTAGTGGTTGGGGTTGGTTTTTTATATAATTACTATATTTCAAGACATAAGCCTATTCCTATTCCCGTAAAACAAACGGCTCCTTTGAAAATAAAAATACAAAAGAAAAAAACCGTATCAAAACCGCCTGTTTTTGAAGTTTACCCGAAAGAAGAAAGACAATATATAAAAATTAAACCAAAGGGCAAAGCAATTCCTGACCGCCATTTGCCTAATGTGGCAATAATCATAGATGATGTTGGATATCATCCTGATCTTGAAAATAAATTCCTGCAACTTGATGCTATCTTTACCTTTTCGGTATTACCTTTCAGTCCGCACAAAAAAAGCATAATTAAAGCAGCACAAAAAAAAGGAAGGGAAATAATGCTCCACCTTCCAATGGAGCCGAAAGAATTCCCGGCAATTTCTCCAGGTCCCGGCGCTCTGCTTACAACCATGAATCCCGACCAGCTTATAAACCAGCTTAATAAAGATATTGATGATGTTCCTTTTATCAAAGGCGTAAATAATCATATGGGCTCAAAAATGACGGCCTCAGATACTCAGATGTATCAGATTGTATCGGTTCTTAAACAAAGGGGGCTTTATTTCATTGACAGCAGAACAGCACCAAAAACTTATGGCAAAGAATCGGCAAAGCTATTTAAAATATCTTTCGCCGAGAGGGATGTATTTATAGATCATAAACAGGACAAAGAATTTATAAGAAAACAGATCCATGAACTTATTAATATAGCCAACAGGCATGGCGAAGCTGTTGCAATAATACATCCGTATCCTATAACATATGAGGTAATTTCAGAAATGCTTCCTTATATGAAGAAAAAAATAAACCTTGTACCTGCTTCAGCAATTGTTAAAGATTTAAGTTGA
- the ftsE gene encoding cell division ATP-binding protein FtsE, with protein sequence MGNGNNENYLIRMFHVYRRYGNKTALFDINLDVRKNEFIYITGPSGAGKTTLLKLLYLGEPMSEGQIIVDGVNLARIAKNKMPLLRRKFGIIFQEFKLIPAKTVFENIALVLEAAGKQNRFIQKKVGSMLRAVGMEDRQNSFPLSLSGGEQQRVAIARAMAGDPKIILADEPTGSLDPDSAEQVIELIKGFHARGSTIIITTHDTKLIKKTGGRMIHLKQGRLWLPSNQR encoded by the coding sequence ATGGGCAATGGAAACAATGAAAATTATTTAATAAGAATGTTTCATGTTTACAGGCGATATGGAAACAAGACAGCCCTTTTTGATATTAACCTGGATGTGAGAAAAAACGAATTCATATATATAACCGGTCCCAGTGGCGCCGGAAAGACGACTCTTCTTAAACTTCTTTACCTTGGAGAGCCAATGTCCGAAGGTCAAATTATCGTAGATGGTGTTAATCTGGCAAGGATAGCAAAAAACAAAATGCCGCTTCTTCGAAGAAAATTCGGAATAATATTTCAGGAGTTTAAATTAATACCAGCAAAAACCGTATTTGAAAATATTGCTCTTGTTCTGGAAGCAGCCGGAAAACAAAACAGGTTTATACAAAAAAAAGTGGGCAGCATGCTTAGAGCTGTGGGTATGGAAGACAGACAGAACTCTTTCCCACTCAGTCTTTCGGGAGGAGAGCAACAACGTGTTGCAATAGCCAGAGCAATGGCGGGTGATCCGAAGATAATTCTTGCGGATGAGCCGACAGGAAGCCTTGACCCTGATTCTGCAGAACAGGTAATAGAACTTATTAAAGGATTTCATGCCCGAGGCTCAACGATAATTATCACGACTCACGACACCAAACTTATAAAAAAAACAGGCGGCAGAATGATACATTTAAAACAAGGCCGTTTGTGGTTACCATCAAATCAGCGCTGA
- a CDS encoding U32 family peptidase: MSNKVNKKIELLAPAGNFEKLEIAIHYGADAIYLAGKDFSLRNFSGNFTIDELNEAVRFAGKAGVKVYVACNIFSRNNEQKAIKDYLKSLSEIAPDAVIIADPGILLEAKNIMPDMPIHLSTQANTTSYKAALFWKNIGVTRINTARELSLKEIKEIASLGEVEIEAFVHGAMCISYSGRCLLSNFMENRDSNHGMCCHPCRFSYAVVEQTRPGEYMPIGEDSRGTYIFNSKDLCMIGHIPEMIDAGISSLKIEGRMKGINYLASTVRVYREAIDSWYESPAEFEVKEEWIKELGRISNRGYCTGFYFGNTRETVPNYLDIKPATKRTFIGKVIGSENGNMAIIQVRNKLFLNDKVDILCIKGPAKHDTIRRITDTNGQQLDFAQPGSIVSILFDNKCKINDLVRKIEL; this comes from the coding sequence ATGTCTAATAAGGTAAACAAAAAAATTGAACTCCTTGCCCCGGCCGGGAATTTTGAAAAGCTTGAAATTGCCATCCATTACGGTGCTGATGCGATTTATCTGGCAGGAAAAGACTTTTCTTTAAGAAATTTTTCAGGAAATTTTACAATTGATGAACTAAACGAAGCTGTTCGGTTTGCCGGCAAAGCCGGGGTAAAAGTGTATGTTGCATGCAATATATTTTCAAGAAACAACGAGCAAAAAGCCATAAAAGATTATTTAAAGAGCCTTTCAGAAATTGCACCTGATGCAGTAATTATTGCAGATCCCGGCATATTGCTTGAGGCAAAAAACATAATGCCTGATATGCCTATACATTTAAGCACACAGGCAAACACCACAAGTTACAAGGCAGCTTTGTTCTGGAAAAATATTGGTGTTACAAGAATAAATACGGCCCGTGAGCTTTCTTTAAAAGAAATCAAAGAAATAGCTTCATTGGGTGAAGTTGAAATAGAAGCTTTTGTTCACGGTGCAATGTGCATATCATATTCGGGGCGCTGTTTGTTAAGCAATTTTATGGAAAACCGTGACAGCAATCATGGCATGTGCTGCCATCCGTGCAGATTTAGCTATGCGGTTGTTGAACAGACACGACCCGGCGAATATATGCCAATTGGAGAAGACAGCCGTGGCACATATATCTTTAACTCAAAAGATTTGTGTATGATCGGCCACATTCCTGAAATGATAGATGCAGGCATATCTTCTTTAAAGATTGAAGGCCGCATGAAGGGAATAAACTATCTTGCTTCAACAGTCAGGGTTTACAGGGAAGCTATCGACTCATGGTATGAATCTCCGGCAGAATTTGAAGTAAAAGAAGAATGGATAAAAGAGCTTGGCAGAATAAGCAACAGAGGATACTGCACAGGATTCTACTTTGGTAATACGAGAGAAACTGTGCCGAACTATCTTGATATAAAGCCTGCTACCAAACGCACATTTATAGGTAAAGTCATTGGATCTGAAAATGGAAATATGGCAATTATTCAAGTGCGAAACAAATTATTTTTAAACGACAAGGTTGATATACTGTGCATTAAAGGCCCGGCAAAACATGATACAATAAGAAGAATAACGGATACAAATGGGCAACAACTTGATTTTGCCCAGCCCGGAAGTATTGTAAGCATACTGTTTGACAATAAATGTAAAATAAATGATCTTGTAAGAAAGATAGAACTATAA
- a CDS encoding S41 family peptidase produces MGQKKNNHIRLWVMVIIAVGFLTIGAGFYRNLSANNEETYKGLKIFSDVLEIIENDYVDTVDTKELVQKAIQGMIRGLDPHSSLLPPEALEDLQIDSEGEFPGIGIHITLLNDLVTVISPIEGTPAFKAGIKAKDKIIKIDGVTPKDLRDAVSKMRGPKGTSVVVTIFREGATDPIDFTLVRDIIPVKSIKSISIKPGYGYIWITNFTGNTTEDFIKALDKLESDSVPLKGLILDLRDNGGGLLKQALNISDVFLEKGKILSIEGRHKKNSRVFKAHADKIKRTYPIIVLVNGGSASAAEIVAGALQDHKRALILGTTSFGKGSVQSVEPLRDGYALKLTIARYYTPSGRSIQAKGIEPDVVLRHKTIGDESTYDDGGMLKEKDLKNHLNANPDEEKNDGESDSNIIKDKDPETKKGKDKKDGRKKTKMRDFDYRLGPLTIEGLQSDNQVMHALEILLSYEIFKDRLNNTAD; encoded by the coding sequence ATGGGCCAGAAAAAAAACAACCATATCAGGCTTTGGGTTATGGTTATAATTGCTGTCGGTTTTTTAACCATAGGCGCAGGTTTTTACCGTAATCTTTCTGCAAATAATGAAGAAACCTATAAGGGATTGAAAATTTTCAGTGATGTTCTTGAAATAATAGAAAATGATTATGTTGATACTGTTGATACAAAAGAACTGGTTCAAAAGGCTATTCAAGGTATGATCAGAGGCCTTGATCCGCATTCTTCGCTTCTTCCACCGGAAGCCCTGGAAGATTTACAGATTGATTCCGAAGGAGAATTTCCCGGCATAGGTATTCATATAACACTTTTAAATGATCTTGTTACGGTTATTTCCCCCATTGAAGGAACACCTGCTTTTAAAGCCGGCATAAAAGCAAAGGATAAAATTATCAAGATAGATGGAGTTACTCCCAAAGATTTAAGGGATGCCGTAAGCAAAATGAGAGGCCCGAAAGGCACATCTGTTGTTGTAACTATATTTCGTGAAGGAGCTACAGACCCAATCGATTTTACCCTTGTGCGCGATATAATTCCTGTAAAAAGCATCAAATCCATATCAATCAAACCCGGATATGGCTATATATGGATTACCAACTTTACAGGAAATACTACAGAGGATTTTATAAAAGCTCTTGATAAACTTGAGTCGGATTCCGTTCCCTTAAAAGGTCTTATACTTGACCTTCGTGATAATGGAGGCGGTCTTTTAAAACAGGCTTTAAATATTTCCGATGTTTTTCTTGAAAAAGGAAAGATTTTATCAATCGAGGGAAGACATAAGAAGAATTCAAGAGTTTTTAAAGCTCATGCCGATAAGATAAAGCGTACTTACCCTATAATTGTTCTTGTTAATGGTGGAAGTGCAAGTGCTGCTGAAATTGTTGCCGGGGCATTACAGGATCATAAAAGGGCGCTGATATTAGGGACAACTTCATTCGGAAAAGGATCTGTGCAGAGTGTTGAACCTTTAAGAGATGGCTATGCTCTCAAGCTGACAATAGCCAGATACTACACCCCAAGTGGCCGATCTATACAAGCTAAAGGAATTGAGCCGGATGTTGTACTACGGCATAAAACAATTGGTGATGAAAGTACTTATGATGATGGAGGCATGCTGAAAGAAAAGGATTTAAAAAATCACCTTAATGCAAATCCTGATGAAGAAAAAAATGATGGAGAATCCGATTCGAATATTATAAAAGATAAAGACCCGGAAACGAAAAAGGGTAAAGATAAAAAAGACGGCAGAAAGAAAACAAAAATGCGCGACTTTGATTACAGGCTTGGCCCACTTACTATAGAAGGTCTCCAGTCCGATAATCAGGTGATGCATGCGCTTGAGATTTTATTAAGTTATGAAATATTCAAGGATAGATTGAATAATACTGCGGATTGA